The Glycine soja cultivar W05 chromosome 3, ASM419377v2, whole genome shotgun sequence genome window below encodes:
- the LOC114407248 gene encoding transcription repressor OFP6-like codes for MSGSRKKLLLNTVSVKLGCGTCRRPSLRRIFHPKPKPKNLNNNTNYRKHKHSSSSSASSSFFASQWGGDSTSATPTNTNTTFSPYVDSSHFSDSDSYVKAVGGLGRAGKEGVAVEKDSDDPYLDFRHSMLQMILENEIYSKQDLRELLNCFLQLNSPHHHGVIVRAFTEIWNGVFSVRSSSHIHLKPREF; via the coding sequence ATGTCTGGCTCCCGAAAGAAGCTTCTTCTGAACACCGTGTCCGTGAAACTAGGCTGCGGCACCTGCAGAAGACCAAGCCTGCGTCGCATATTCCACCCAAAGCCAAAACCAAAGAATCTTAACAACAACACCAATTACCGAAAGCACaaacattcttcttcttcttctgcttcttcttccttttttgcaAGCCAATGGGGGGGTGACAGCACCAGCGCCACCCccaccaacaccaacaccacattctcacccTACGTTGATTCCTCACACTTTTCTGACTCAGATTCCTACGTGAAGGCTGTGGGGGGTTTAGGCAGAGCTGGGAAAGAAGGTGTGGCTGTGGAGAAAGACTCTGATGACCCTTATCTTGATTTCAGACATTCCATGCTTCAAATGATATTGGAGAACGAGATATACTCCAAGCAGGATCTCAGAGAGCTTCTGAACTGCTTTCTTCAGCTGAATTCACCGCATCATCATGGTGTTATAGTCAGAGCTTTCACTGAGATCTGGAACGGTGTTTTCTCTGTGAGGTCCAGTTCTCACATCCACCTTAAGCCACGTGAGTTCTAA